The segment AGCTACGAACATATAgtggtttgtttttttattcctTTCCTGAGTGATTAACTCTGCCTTTATTGCTTTATGTTACTTGGGATACTAGGTTATCCTCGTGCATGCTTTGGTTGACATTCTTGATTTGATAGTCTTCCTACATCGTGATTATTAGAGTGGAGTAAAGAAAAGAGCATCAAGATGTGAAATAGATTAAAGAAAGAGCTCACAACAATGTCGACAgaatttttccatttttttgtgCATTTTTCTGGATTATCCGAATTGAACCTCTAATATCCATTATACTCATGCACCTTCTATACACATTGAGTGCACCACCATGCATCGGTTTCTCGTTAATCGTTCAGTTAGGTTCGTCTTTGTAATGTTTTTATCACTGTAAGCACATTGTTAAATTGGAGCTTTCAATTAtggtctcataccatgtgtGCCTTTGCTTGACATATTACAAGTATTCCCCAAGGTAGCTTTTAGGTTTGACTATCACCCACTCACTTGGGTGGATTTGTTTGACCTTATTATGAGCTGGGTCCATATAACTTTCCAGACACATAGAGCTGGTTTTTTTTATCATTAGAACTAATCATCCTTAATATACTTCTTACCCTCAATGCTTACAGTGGATCGGTTTTTGGGCATATAGACGATGTTACTTCGGATGGATTTGTAACTGATTAGAGCAGATCGAAGTTGCATCATTGTTGTCTTTGTTTTGCTTTCTTCATGCAATACCTTGGTGTCTCTGAACTTCACTGAAACAATCTATTGTCAGTAGTGGTTACTTAGTCTTGTCTGTGTTTTGTGATATGAAATGCAGAGGAATTCTCTGAAAAGTATTTATCAAACTTTCCTTCCAGATGACGGTTTCTATTATTAGCTTTGGATATGAGTACATGTATTTCTATTTGTAAATAGCTCATATACCACCTCCATAACACAGAAAAATCTGATGAACTTATGATGCCATGAAAAGCTTAAGATATATTCTCTTTACATTTTGAGCTTCAGggcaaaataaaaataaacaaaaaggcTCCATTGTGTTTGATTTTGGAATCCTACTGGCTAGAGACATAAACTCTGTTCCAATGTTGTTGACGAACTAAAATCTTGAAATCTAGTTGTTTATTCGCACATACTCTCTAGCTGCTTTCTCTAAAAGTGCTGACTCTTGCTTCAGGTTCTACAGGATCAATTCTCACCTCTATGCTCTCCCTTGGTGTTGCTTCAACCTCATCAGCTTCATCGCAATCTCCTAATATCTTTTGACATGTCTCAACCAGACAGTGTCTACATTTAGGACAAGTCATATGTTGTGTAAGCCACTTGTCGATACAACGAACGTGGAACCCATGGTTACACTTTGGAAGCAGCCGTATCTGTTCTCCAGCTACGAAATCAGACAAGCAAATGACACACTCTTCGCCAACCCCTGACAAGTTCATCTCAGGTGAGTAAGTCACTACCGGGAACATCTTGAGAACTTTCTTCTTGATGCCTTTGTTTGCTGCTGAGCC is part of the Raphanus sativus cultivar WK10039 chromosome 5, ASM80110v3, whole genome shotgun sequence genome and harbors:
- the LOC108857508 gene encoding RING-H2 finger protein ATL77; this encodes MSSDHSPSSSQAFQEHSINSLLSRKLLQQLPFHHNIQQQQAQVPDKNNLSGNILLLLSILVCGIICSLGLHYIIRCAFRRSSSFMISDPIPIPSTPRGSAANKGIKKKVLKMFPVVTYSPEMNLSGVGEECVICLSDFVAGEQIRLLPKCNHGFHVRCIDKWLTQHMTCPKCRHCLVETCQKILGDCDEADEVEATPRESIEVRIDPVEPEARVSTFRESS